The following are from one region of the Microbacterium sp. cx-55 genome:
- a CDS encoding zinc-binding alcohol dehydrogenase has protein sequence MPGSTAGPQWIVREDASPAVLTALYLRQVLGIRAPEELPPLRGLETVEVSATDEHAMLERQWRAYWAMTVEPQAHLSPVPLSLVEGFDTYAALPVDGADELRQAIEPHAGGALAFARAASETYAKREAAGTGASYRAYASAIAVHERQVGRRAHSFDLNVQVLPLTQRGLWWIGSLTVAVTDGLRGDVVAFDAAIHPIIAELA, from the coding sequence ATGCCGGGCAGCACCGCAGGGCCGCAGTGGATCGTCCGCGAGGACGCGAGTCCGGCCGTCCTGACGGCGCTGTATCTGCGCCAGGTGCTTGGGATCCGCGCGCCGGAGGAGCTTCCGCCGCTTCGCGGCCTCGAAACCGTCGAGGTGTCCGCAACGGACGAACACGCGATGCTCGAGCGGCAATGGCGCGCGTACTGGGCGATGACGGTCGAGCCGCAGGCGCACCTGTCGCCCGTTCCGCTCTCGCTCGTGGAAGGCTTCGACACCTACGCGGCCCTCCCCGTCGACGGGGCCGACGAGTTGCGGCAAGCGATCGAACCTCACGCCGGCGGCGCGCTCGCCTTCGCCCGGGCGGCGAGCGAGACGTACGCGAAACGGGAAGCCGCGGGAACTGGCGCCTCCTACCGCGCGTATGCGAGCGCGATCGCCGTCCACGAGCGCCAGGTCGGGCGCCGGGCGCACTCGTTCGACCTGAACGTGCAGGTACTGCCCCTGACGCAGCGCGGCCTGTGGTGGATCGGATCCCTGACGGTCGCCGTGACCGACGGACTCCGCGGCGACGTCGTCGCGTTCGACGCCGCGATCCACCCGATCATCGCCGAACTCGCCTGA
- the purM gene encoding phosphoribosylformylglycinamidine cyclo-ligase, which translates to MQVAAPSHDPYAAAGVDTAAGDLAVELMKTAVRRTHGPEVQGGVGGFAGLFDASALLGFTRPLLASSTDGVGTKVAIAQAIDKHDTIGQDLVGMVVDDIVVVGAKPLFMTDYIACGKVFPDRIAAIVTGIAAGCEATGTALVGGETAEHPGLLGVNDYDVAGAATGVVEADRVLGADRVRPGDAVIALASSGLHSNGYSLVRHIVAGAGIQYGDNAADFGATWGEALLEPTRLYTTPVLALIDALGGGVHSLSHVTGGGIAANLARVLPPDSWVDVDRATWSPAPVFRVLADIGGLELTATEGTWNLGIGFLAVVSAEKADAAASVLREYGIDAWQVGVVGDGPRPVGEFVQGAKGVDGGAVRLVGAYATRDGAK; encoded by the coding sequence GTGCAGGTGGCCGCTCCCTCCCACGACCCCTATGCCGCCGCTGGCGTTGACACCGCCGCAGGCGACTTGGCCGTCGAGCTGATGAAGACCGCTGTCCGGCGTACGCACGGACCCGAGGTACAGGGCGGAGTGGGCGGATTCGCCGGGCTGTTCGACGCATCCGCGTTGCTCGGTTTCACGCGTCCGCTGCTGGCGAGCAGCACCGACGGTGTCGGCACGAAGGTCGCGATCGCGCAGGCCATCGACAAGCACGACACCATCGGTCAGGACCTCGTCGGCATGGTCGTCGATGACATCGTGGTCGTCGGCGCGAAGCCGCTGTTCATGACGGACTACATCGCCTGCGGCAAGGTCTTCCCCGACCGCATCGCCGCGATCGTCACCGGCATCGCCGCCGGATGCGAGGCCACCGGCACGGCTCTCGTCGGCGGAGAGACGGCCGAGCACCCCGGACTCCTCGGGGTCAATGACTATGACGTCGCGGGCGCGGCGACCGGTGTCGTCGAAGCCGACCGCGTGCTGGGCGCCGATCGCGTGCGCCCCGGGGATGCGGTCATCGCCCTCGCCTCGAGCGGTCTGCACTCCAATGGCTACTCGCTCGTTCGCCACATCGTCGCGGGCGCGGGCATCCAGTACGGCGACAACGCGGCGGACTTCGGTGCCACCTGGGGCGAGGCGCTGCTGGAGCCGACGCGCCTCTACACGACGCCCGTCCTCGCCCTCATCGACGCTCTCGGCGGCGGCGTGCACTCGCTCAGCCACGTGACCGGCGGCGGCATCGCGGCGAACCTGGCCCGCGTCCTTCCGCCCGACAGCTGGGTCGACGTCGACCGGGCGACGTGGTCGCCTGCGCCGGTGTTCCGCGTCCTGGCCGACATCGGTGGGCTCGAGCTCACCGCGACGGAGGGCACCTGGAACCTCGGCATCGGCTTCCTCGCCGTCGTTTCTGCGGAGAAGGCGGATGCGGCCGCATCCGTTCTGCGCGAGTACGGCATCGACGCCTGGCAGGTCGGTGTCGTGGGTGACGGGCCGCGGCCTGTCGGTGAGTTCGTCCAGGGGGCGAAGGGTGTCGACGGCGGCGCCGTGCGCTTGGTCGGCGCGTACGCCACACGAGACGGAGCGAAGTAA
- the purF gene encoding amidophosphoribosyltransferase, whose amino-acid sequence MCGIVGMVGQGLVNQDIYDSLLLLQHRGQDSTGIATAERSGVFHAAKAKGQVREAFRTRDMRALLGNIGLGHVRYATKGTASNEEEAQPFYVNAPYGIVLVHNGNLTNTRELTGELFHTDRRHLNTTSDTELLVNVLANELQSVISGPELDAAQVFQAVTRVHERVEGSYAAIALIAGYGLLAFRDPFGIRPLILGIRRDDAGAEEWVVASESLVLENGGFEVVRDVLPGEAVFIDLDGTLHSQMCATETQLAPCSFEYVYLARPDSVMNGISVYEARLRMGDRLADTIAKHTPREAIDVVMPIPDSARPAAMQVARKLGIEYREGFYKNRYVGRTFIMPGQAVRKKSVRQKLNAMSSEFKGKNVLLIDDSVVRGTTSKEIIQMARDAGAKTVTFASAAPPVRYPHVYGINMPSRHELVAHGRTIPEIAQELGADYMVYQEVEDLKAAILEGSDITDLDMSCFDGRYITGTVTDEYLAWVEGTQTS is encoded by the coding sequence ATGTGCGGCATCGTCGGAATGGTCGGGCAGGGCCTGGTCAACCAGGACATCTACGATTCGCTTCTCCTTCTGCAGCACCGGGGGCAGGACTCCACCGGTATCGCGACAGCGGAGCGGAGCGGTGTCTTCCACGCCGCGAAGGCGAAGGGTCAGGTTCGCGAGGCGTTCCGCACGCGTGACATGCGGGCGCTCCTCGGCAACATCGGCCTCGGTCACGTGCGCTACGCGACCAAGGGGACCGCGTCGAACGAGGAGGAAGCGCAGCCGTTCTACGTGAACGCGCCGTACGGCATCGTCCTCGTCCACAACGGCAACCTCACGAACACGCGCGAGCTGACTGGCGAGCTGTTCCACACCGATCGCCGTCACCTGAACACCACCTCCGACACCGAGCTGCTCGTGAACGTGCTCGCGAATGAGCTGCAGTCCGTGATCTCCGGGCCCGAGCTGGATGCGGCGCAGGTCTTCCAGGCGGTGACCCGCGTGCACGAGCGCGTCGAAGGGTCGTACGCCGCGATCGCGCTCATCGCGGGGTACGGGCTGCTCGCGTTCCGTGACCCGTTCGGCATCCGTCCACTTATTCTCGGCATCCGCCGCGACGACGCCGGCGCCGAGGAGTGGGTCGTCGCGTCCGAGTCGCTCGTGCTGGAGAACGGCGGGTTCGAGGTCGTCCGCGACGTGCTGCCCGGCGAGGCCGTGTTCATCGACCTCGACGGCACGCTGCACTCGCAGATGTGCGCCACCGAGACCCAGCTCGCGCCGTGCTCGTTCGAGTACGTGTACCTCGCCCGCCCCGACTCGGTGATGAACGGCATCTCCGTCTACGAGGCGCGGCTGCGGATGGGTGACCGCCTCGCCGACACGATCGCGAAGCACACCCCGCGCGAGGCCATCGACGTCGTCATGCCCATTCCGGACTCCGCGCGTCCGGCCGCGATGCAGGTCGCGCGAAAGCTCGGCATCGAGTACCGCGAGGGCTTCTACAAGAACCGGTACGTCGGTCGCACCTTCATCATGCCGGGGCAGGCCGTGCGCAAGAAGAGCGTCCGGCAGAAGCTGAACGCGATGTCGAGCGAGTTCAAGGGGAAGAACGTCCTCCTGATCGACGACTCGGTCGTGCGCGGCACCACGAGCAAAGAGATCATCCAGATGGCGCGGGATGCGGGCGCCAAGACGGTGACGTTCGCTTCCGCGGCCCCGCCGGTGCGCTACCCGCACGTCTACGGCATCAACATGCCGTCCCGACACGAGCTGGTCGCGCACGGGCGCACGATCCCCGAGATCGCCCAGGAGCTCGGCGCCGACTACATGGTCTACCAGGAGGTCGAAGACCTGAAGGCCGCGATTCTCGAGGGCTCCGACATCACCGATCTCGACATGAGCTGCTTCGACGGCCGGTACATCACCGGCACCGTGACGGACGAGTACCTGGCCTGGGTCGAGGGCACCCAGACGTCGTGA
- a CDS encoding MFS transporter, translated as MTRVAAESRGRVLAVLGIVLFAFSLRTGVASLSPIVDHIARDIPLSPWLIGLIGTAPPVCYAVFGIVTPGLERRFGLQRLAVIALAVATVGLLGRAAASDATLLLAATALVFAAVGVGNVLLPPLVKRYFPGRIGAMTTVFTTAMAIATFLPPLVAVPVADAAGWRASLGLWAVFAVAALAPWFVLLWRERIPVDGAADRPDESVPPRVLRRLWALPTTWALVVGFAVTSGTAYTAFAWLPQILIDLAGVTPAQAGTLLSLFAVMGLPSSLLVPVVVARFRGAVGILFGVAVASGLGGLGGLAFAPAAAPWLWAALLGMCPLLFPLVLVLLNLRTRTHEGAVALSGIVQSVGYAIAAIFPFGVGIAHTLTGGWGVPLGMLAVLLLAGIPAAIIASRPRTVEEDWSRRHGAW; from the coding sequence ATGACGCGCGTGGCGGCGGAGAGCCGCGGGCGCGTCCTGGCGGTGCTCGGCATCGTGCTCTTCGCGTTCTCGCTGCGGACGGGTGTCGCGTCGCTCTCGCCGATCGTCGACCACATCGCGCGCGACATCCCGCTCTCGCCGTGGCTGATCGGACTCATCGGCACGGCGCCCCCGGTCTGCTACGCCGTGTTCGGGATCGTCACGCCCGGCCTGGAACGTCGCTTCGGGTTGCAGCGCCTGGCCGTGATCGCGCTCGCCGTGGCGACGGTCGGTCTGCTCGGGCGGGCCGCCGCATCCGATGCGACGCTCCTGCTGGCGGCGACCGCGCTCGTGTTCGCGGCTGTCGGGGTCGGCAACGTGCTGCTGCCGCCGCTCGTGAAGCGGTACTTCCCCGGGCGGATCGGCGCCATGACGACGGTGTTCACGACCGCGATGGCGATCGCGACGTTCCTGCCGCCGCTCGTCGCGGTGCCGGTGGCGGATGCGGCCGGCTGGCGCGCGTCGCTCGGGCTCTGGGCGGTCTTCGCGGTAGCGGCGCTCGCGCCCTGGTTCGTGCTGTTGTGGCGCGAACGGATCCCCGTCGACGGGGCCGCCGACCGCCCCGACGAGTCCGTGCCGCCGCGCGTGCTGCGCCGGCTGTGGGCGCTGCCGACGACCTGGGCACTCGTCGTCGGTTTCGCGGTGACGTCGGGAACGGCCTACACGGCCTTCGCGTGGCTGCCGCAGATCCTGATCGATCTCGCCGGCGTGACGCCCGCGCAGGCCGGCACCCTGCTGTCTCTCTTCGCGGTGATGGGCTTGCCCAGTTCGCTGCTCGTCCCGGTCGTGGTGGCCCGGTTCCGCGGGGCGGTGGGGATCTTGTTCGGCGTCGCCGTCGCGTCGGGTCTCGGCGGTCTCGGCGGCCTCGCGTTCGCGCCCGCTGCGGCGCCCTGGCTCTGGGCGGCGCTGCTCGGCATGTGTCCGCTGCTGTTCCCGCTGGTGCTGGTGCTGTTGAACCTCCGCACCCGCACGCACGAGGGTGCGGTCGCGCTCAGTGGCATCGTGCAGAGCGTCGGCTACGCGATCGCCGCGATCTTTCCGTTCGGCGTCGGCATCGCCCACACCCTGACCGGCGGATGGGGCGTGCCGCTCGGGATGCTTGCTGTCCTGCTGCTCGCCGGAATCCCGGCGGCGATCATCGCGTCGAGGCCGCGGACCGTGGAAGAGGACTGGTCACGTCGTCACGGGGCGTGGTGA
- a CDS encoding DUF3073 domain-containing protein, producing MGRGRQKAKHTKIARELKSYSPAVNYSALERELAPPETDENQYVDKWADDYEDEYEEEKA from the coding sequence ATGGGGCGTGGCCGTCAAAAGGCGAAGCACACCAAGATCGCCCGGGAGCTGAAGTCATACAGCCCCGCAGTGAACTATTCGGCGTTGGAGCGTGAACTCGCTCCGCCGGAGACCGACGAGAACCAGTACGTCGATAAGTGGGCCGACGACTACGAAGACGAGTACGAGGAAGAGAAGGCGTAG